From a region of the Mycobacterium sp. SMC-8 genome:
- a CDS encoding cytochrome P450: protein MTAAPSVFDAGLPTLTYELTDTPQQIYPQLRAAQQTAPIALGPIGPEVLSYPLARTVLGDPRFRIPPGIHLSAHGLTSGELWDRVTRSILCMEGDEHRRLRSLVSRAFTPRATARMDETIHQVINQLIDSVSADGGCEFVEQIARPYPIPVICALFGAPRQDWKLFSTWAEDIFKIVSFDIDLVDEEPTVLRAWDAFDAYIDDMIAHRRRHLTTDLLSELIRAEDGGDRLDAGEVRMLAFSILIAGTDTTRTQLAASMQALCEHPDQLALLRDRPELAMRAVEETMRHSPSMCSTVRTVGEDVTIGEYTFPAGAFIVANTYAANRDPAIYDDPTRFDITRDDPPPILTFGGGAHYCLGANLARRELCEALKILARRLPNPKVAGPAPWRPLLGMSGPTSLPVEFDR, encoded by the coding sequence GTGACCGCCGCGCCCAGCGTATTCGACGCCGGCCTGCCCACCCTCACCTACGAGCTCACCGACACCCCGCAGCAGATCTATCCGCAGTTGCGCGCCGCGCAGCAGACCGCGCCGATCGCGCTGGGCCCCATCGGACCCGAGGTGCTGTCCTATCCCCTGGCCCGAACTGTATTGGGCGACCCGAGGTTCAGGATCCCGCCGGGTATTCATCTCTCCGCGCACGGCCTCACCTCGGGCGAACTCTGGGACCGGGTCACCCGCAGCATCCTGTGCATGGAAGGCGATGAACACCGCCGCCTACGTAGCCTGGTGTCGCGGGCCTTCACCCCACGCGCGACAGCGCGGATGGACGAGACGATCCATCAGGTCATCAATCAGCTGATCGATTCGGTCAGCGCGGATGGCGGGTGCGAGTTCGTCGAGCAGATCGCCCGGCCCTATCCGATCCCGGTGATCTGCGCGCTGTTCGGAGCACCCCGGCAGGACTGGAAGCTGTTCTCCACCTGGGCCGAAGACATCTTCAAGATCGTCAGCTTCGACATCGACCTCGTCGATGAGGAACCCACGGTGCTTCGGGCGTGGGACGCGTTCGACGCCTACATCGACGACATGATCGCTCACCGGCGCCGACATCTGACGACCGATCTGCTGTCCGAGCTGATCCGCGCCGAGGACGGCGGGGACCGCCTCGACGCCGGCGAGGTCCGCATGCTGGCATTCAGCATCCTGATTGCCGGAACCGACACCACCAGAACACAATTGGCGGCCTCGATGCAGGCGCTCTGCGAGCATCCCGACCAGCTCGCGCTGCTCCGCGACCGACCCGAGCTGGCCATGCGCGCCGTCGAGGAGACCATGCGACACTCCCCGTCGATGTGCAGCACCGTCCGCACCGTGGGCGAGGATGTCACAATCGGTGAATACACCTTCCCTGCGGGAGCATTCATCGTGGCCAACACCTACGCCGCCAACCGGGATCCGGCGATCTACGACGACCCCACCCGCTTCGACATCACCCGCGACGACCCACCCCCGATTCTGACCTTCGGCGGTGGCGCCCACTACTGCCTCGGCGCCAACCTGGCCCGGCGGGAACTCTGCGAGGCGTTGAAGATCCTGGCGCGCCGACTGCCCAATCCCAAGGTGGCCGGACCGGCACCGTGGCGGCCGTTGCTGGGTATGAGCGGACCCACCAGCCTGCCTGTGGAGTTCGACCGGTGA
- a CDS encoding SRPBCC family protein — MAKLSVSVDVPLPPEKAWESASDLSRYREWLSIHRVWRSKLPDVIEKGTQLDSIVEVKGMPNRVSWTVVHYRPPEAMTLNGDGKGGVKVKLMGKIKPSQTDPAASTVTFDIHLGGPALFGPIGMVVAGALKGDIQESLNRFKTVFAPS; from the coding sequence ATGGCGAAGCTGTCCGTCTCCGTCGACGTCCCGCTGCCGCCCGAGAAGGCGTGGGAGAGCGCCTCGGACCTGTCCCGCTACCGGGAGTGGCTGTCCATCCACCGGGTATGGCGCTCCAAACTGCCTGATGTCATCGAGAAGGGCACTCAGCTCGACTCGATCGTCGAGGTCAAGGGCATGCCGAACCGGGTGAGCTGGACAGTGGTGCACTACCGCCCACCCGAGGCGATGACGCTCAACGGCGACGGCAAAGGCGGTGTCAAGGTCAAGCTGATGGGCAAGATCAAGCCCAGCCAGACGGACCCGGCCGCCTCGACCGTCACGTTCGACATCCACCTCGGCGGACCCGCGCTGTTCGGACCGATCGGCATGGTGGTCGCCGGTGCCCTCAAGGGGGACATCCAGGAGTCGCTGAACCGGTTCAAGACCGTCTTCGCGCCGTCCTGA
- a CDS encoding HAD-IC family P-type ATPase, which produces MTVSVAAGLSDAEVAQRVAEGKTNDVPTRAARSVSEIIRGNVFTRINAILGVLLIIVLSTGSVINGAFGLLIIANSAIGIIQELRAKQTLDKLAIVGQAKPLVRRQSGSRPLAPSEVVLDDVIELGPGDQIVVDGMLIEEANLEVDESLLTGEADPIAKDVGDHVMSGSFVVAGTGAYRATKVGREAYAAKLAEEASKFTLVKSELRNGINKILQFITYLLVPAGALIIYTQLFTTGAGWRESVLRMVGALVPMVPEGLVLMTSIAFAVGVIRLGRRQCLVNELPAIEGLARVDVVCADKTGTLTENGMRVSDLLRIEAPQAGEEPSDRGAGTVAEVLAQLAADDARPNASMAAIAEAYTMPPGWTATATAPFKSATKWSGTSYADHGNWVIGAPDVLLDPASPVAEDAERIGAQGLRVLLLGSSDRPVDAPDAPGVVTPAALVVLEQRVRPDARDTLDYFASQHVSIKVISGDNAVSVGAVAGSLGLAGETMDARRLPEQPDALADTLEECTTFGRVRPDQKRAMVHALQSRGHTVAMTGDGVNDVLALKDADIGVAMGSGSSASRAVAQIVLLDNKFATLPYVVGEGRRVIGNIERVSNLFLTKTVYSVLLAVLVGLGGLSAELFGSDPLLFPFQPIHVTIAAWFTIGIPAFILSLAPNNERARPGFVRRVMTSALPSGIVVGAATFTSYLLAYQGRAATETEQTQASTAALITLLVSALWVLSVVARPYEWWRVLLVAVSALAYVVIFSIPFARELFILDPSNVALTSTALGIGLAGAVAIEVIWWVQGRVLGEQRTLWRPSER; this is translated from the coding sequence ATGACGGTTTCTGTGGCCGCCGGCCTGTCGGACGCCGAGGTGGCGCAGCGCGTCGCCGAGGGCAAGACCAACGACGTCCCCACCCGGGCTGCGCGCAGCGTCTCCGAGATCATCCGCGGGAACGTGTTCACCCGCATCAACGCCATCCTCGGCGTGCTCCTGATCATCGTGCTGTCCACCGGATCGGTGATCAACGGCGCGTTCGGTCTGCTCATCATCGCCAACAGTGCGATCGGCATCATCCAGGAATTGCGCGCCAAGCAGACACTGGACAAACTCGCCATCGTCGGGCAGGCGAAACCGTTGGTGCGCAGGCAGTCCGGGAGCCGGCCACTCGCGCCCAGCGAGGTGGTTCTCGACGATGTGATCGAGTTGGGCCCCGGCGACCAGATCGTGGTCGACGGCATGCTCATCGAAGAGGCCAACCTCGAGGTCGACGAGTCCCTGCTGACCGGCGAAGCCGACCCCATCGCCAAAGACGTCGGCGACCATGTGATGTCGGGCAGCTTCGTGGTGGCGGGCACCGGAGCCTACCGCGCCACCAAGGTCGGCCGCGAGGCCTACGCCGCGAAACTCGCCGAGGAGGCCAGCAAGTTCACCCTGGTGAAATCCGAACTGCGCAACGGGATCAACAAGATCCTGCAGTTCATCACCTACCTGCTGGTGCCGGCCGGGGCCCTGATCATCTATACCCAGCTGTTCACCACCGGGGCCGGCTGGCGGGAATCGGTGCTGCGGATGGTCGGAGCCCTGGTGCCGATGGTGCCCGAGGGGCTGGTGCTGATGACCTCGATCGCCTTCGCGGTGGGGGTGATCCGGCTGGGCCGTAGGCAGTGTCTGGTCAACGAGCTGCCCGCCATCGAGGGTCTGGCCCGTGTCGACGTCGTCTGCGCCGACAAGACGGGCACTCTGACCGAGAACGGGATGCGGGTCAGCGATCTGTTGCGCATCGAGGCTCCACAGGCAGGAGAGGAGCCGAGCGACCGGGGGGCGGGCACGGTCGCCGAGGTGCTGGCCCAGCTCGCCGCCGACGACGCCAGGCCCAACGCGAGCATGGCCGCGATCGCGGAGGCCTACACGATGCCGCCCGGCTGGACCGCGACCGCCACCGCGCCGTTCAAGTCGGCCACCAAATGGAGCGGCACCTCCTATGCCGATCACGGCAACTGGGTGATCGGCGCACCGGACGTGCTGCTCGACCCCGCCTCGCCGGTGGCCGAGGACGCCGAGAGGATCGGCGCGCAGGGTCTGCGGGTGCTGCTGCTCGGCTCCAGCGACCGGCCGGTGGACGCACCGGACGCCCCCGGTGTGGTCACCCCCGCCGCGCTGGTGGTGCTCGAGCAGCGCGTCCGCCCCGACGCCCGCGACACCCTCGATTACTTTGCCTCGCAGCATGTCTCGATCAAGGTGATCTCGGGGGACAACGCCGTCTCGGTGGGTGCGGTGGCGGGTTCGCTCGGGCTGGCCGGCGAGACGATGGACGCGCGGCGGCTCCCCGAGCAGCCCGACGCGCTCGCCGACACGCTGGAGGAGTGCACGACGTTCGGCCGGGTACGGCCCGATCAGAAGCGGGCGATGGTGCACGCGCTGCAGTCCCGCGGCCACACCGTCGCGATGACCGGCGACGGCGTCAACGACGTGCTCGCGCTCAAGGACGCCGACATCGGCGTGGCGATGGGTTCGGGGAGCTCGGCGTCGCGAGCGGTGGCGCAGATCGTGCTGCTGGACAACAAGTTCGCCACCCTGCCCTACGTCGTGGGGGAGGGCAGGCGGGTGATCGGCAACATCGAGCGGGTCTCGAACCTGTTCCTCACCAAGACGGTGTACTCGGTGTTGCTGGCGGTGCTCGTCGGCCTGGGCGGACTGTCGGCCGAGCTGTTCGGGTCCGATCCGCTGCTGTTCCCGTTCCAGCCCATCCACGTGACGATCGCGGCATGGTTCACCATCGGTATCCCGGCGTTCATCCTGTCCCTGGCCCCGAACAACGAACGCGCCCGCCCGGGGTTCGTGCGGCGGGTGATGACGTCGGCGCTGCCGTCGGGGATCGTCGTCGGGGCGGCGACGTTCACCTCGTACCTGCTCGCCTACCAGGGGCGGGCGGCCACCGAGACCGAGCAGACACAGGCCTCGACCGCGGCGCTGATCACGCTGCTGGTGTCGGCGCTGTGGGTGCTGTCGGTGGTGGCGCGCCCGTATGAGTGGTGGCGGGTGCTGCTGGTGGCGGTGTCGGCGCTGGCCTACGTCGTCATCTTCAGCATCCCGTTCGCCCGTGAGCTGTTCATCCTCGATCCGTCCAACGTCGCGCTGACGTCGACGGCGCTGGGAATCGGGCTCGCCGGTGCGGTCGCCATCGAGGTGATCTGGTGGGTTCAGGGCCGTGTGCTGGGAGAACAGCGCACCCTGTGGCGTCCGAGCGAGCGGTAG
- a CDS encoding dihydrodipicolinate reductase, with product MTDKTYRVIQWMTGDVGQVGVRHFCASPVFDLVGVLVHSKDKVGKDAGELAGILPTGVTATDDVDAMVALAADCVFYTPIIMDVETVCRLLRSGKNVVTTAGFFHPSADFHDGGEQIRAACSDGGTSFHGGGIHPGYAGDILPLTLSRVMSRVDTIHVYEVVDVLKDAPMDHIDWMGFGKDKDAFLAEPTILGLGLPFFAQSMHMIADGLGVTIDEVSAADIDVATAAADIPHADGAIPKDTVAGQRHEWTAWVDGKPLIVFHAIYVTAGPDLLNPGWDWGETRYEIVIDGDPPTELTLKGVRRPDGTMSHPGYDWTAMGAINAIPDVCDGPPGWLNHLDLGLIRPRGLVR from the coding sequence ATGACGGACAAGACCTATCGGGTGATCCAGTGGATGACCGGTGATGTCGGACAGGTCGGTGTCCGGCACTTCTGCGCCTCGCCCGTCTTCGACCTCGTGGGTGTGCTGGTGCATAGCAAGGACAAGGTGGGCAAGGACGCGGGTGAGCTCGCAGGGATCCTTCCGACCGGTGTCACCGCCACCGACGACGTCGACGCGATGGTCGCGCTGGCCGCCGACTGCGTCTTCTACACGCCGATCATCATGGATGTCGAGACGGTGTGCCGGCTGCTGCGCTCCGGCAAGAACGTCGTGACGACGGCCGGATTCTTCCACCCGAGTGCGGATTTCCACGACGGCGGCGAGCAGATCCGCGCGGCGTGCAGCGACGGTGGCACCTCCTTTCACGGCGGCGGCATCCACCCCGGCTACGCCGGTGACATCCTTCCGCTCACCCTGTCGCGGGTGATGAGCAGGGTCGACACCATCCACGTTTACGAAGTGGTCGACGTGCTCAAGGACGCGCCGATGGACCACATCGACTGGATGGGTTTCGGCAAGGACAAGGACGCGTTTCTCGCCGAGCCCACCATCCTGGGCCTCGGATTGCCGTTCTTCGCCCAGTCGATGCACATGATCGCCGACGGTCTCGGTGTGACGATCGACGAGGTGAGCGCCGCCGACATCGATGTCGCCACAGCCGCGGCCGACATCCCGCACGCGGACGGCGCCATCCCGAAGGACACCGTGGCCGGGCAACGCCACGAGTGGACCGCCTGGGTGGACGGTAAGCCGCTCATCGTCTTCCACGCGATCTACGTGACCGCAGGCCCCGACCTGCTGAACCCGGGCTGGGATTGGGGCGAGACCCGCTACGAGATCGTCATCGACGGCGACCCGCCGACCGAGCTGACGCTCAAGGGTGTCCGCCGGCCCGACGGCACCATGTCCCATCCCGGCTACGACTGGACGGCGATGGGAGCTATCAACGCCATTCCCGACGTGTGCGACGGTCCACCCGGCTGGCTCAACCACCTCGACCTCGGCCTGATCCGGCCACGCGGGCTGGTCCGCTGA
- a CDS encoding cytochrome P450, with product MTGAADALPQVRYGDLPMSRDRGDGWATLRDQGPVLYGDGWYYLTRRQDVLAALRDPEVFSSRIAYDDMISPVPLVPLGFDPPEHTRYRRVLHQFFSPQTLAVLMPSFQAQVIDIIEGLAQRDECEVMADLATPYPSQVFLTLFGLPLADRERLIGWKDAIIAFSLTTDPSSVDLTPAVQLYTYLTEAVAGQRENPREGILSQLLHGDEPLTDNEAVGLSLVFVLAGLDTVTSAIGATMLELARRPALRTALREDLDGIAMFVEEMIRLEPAAPIVGRVTTRPVTVSGVTLPAGAEVRLCLGAINRDGSDAHSVDDLVLDGKLHKHWGFGGGPHRCLGSHLARMELKLVVAEWLSRIPDFELAAGYVPEITWPSATCTLPALPLRILR from the coding sequence ATGACCGGGGCCGCCGATGCGCTGCCGCAGGTGCGCTACGGGGACCTGCCGATGTCGCGGGACCGCGGTGACGGCTGGGCCACGCTGCGCGACCAGGGCCCCGTGCTCTACGGCGACGGCTGGTACTACCTCACCCGCCGCCAGGACGTCCTTGCCGCGCTGCGTGACCCCGAGGTGTTCTCGTCGCGGATCGCCTACGACGACATGATCAGCCCGGTGCCGCTGGTGCCTCTCGGCTTCGACCCTCCCGAACACACCAGGTACCGGCGCGTCCTGCACCAGTTTTTCAGTCCGCAGACACTCGCCGTGCTGATGCCGTCGTTTCAGGCCCAGGTGATCGACATCATCGAGGGCCTGGCGCAGCGCGACGAGTGCGAGGTGATGGCCGACCTGGCAACCCCGTACCCGTCGCAGGTCTTCCTCACGCTGTTCGGGCTGCCGCTGGCCGACCGCGAACGTCTGATCGGGTGGAAAGACGCCATCATCGCGTTCAGTCTGACTACCGACCCGTCCAGCGTCGACCTGACCCCCGCGGTCCAGCTGTACACCTACCTCACCGAAGCGGTTGCTGGGCAACGGGAGAACCCCCGCGAGGGCATCCTGTCCCAGCTGCTCCATGGCGACGAACCCCTCACCGACAACGAGGCGGTCGGATTGTCCCTCGTGTTCGTCCTCGCCGGTCTGGACACCGTCACCTCCGCGATCGGCGCCACGATGCTGGAGTTGGCCCGCCGCCCCGCGCTGCGCACGGCGTTGCGGGAGGACCTCGACGGTATCGCGATGTTCGTCGAAGAGATGATCCGGCTGGAACCGGCCGCGCCCATCGTCGGGCGCGTGACGACCCGGCCGGTCACCGTCTCGGGTGTCACGTTGCCTGCCGGTGCCGAGGTGCGGCTGTGTCTGGGGGCGATCAACCGCGACGGCAGCGACGCCCACTCCGTCGACGACCTCGTTCTCGACGGCAAGCTACACAAACACTGGGGATTCGGCGGCGGACCGCACCGTTGTCTGGGTTCCCACCTGGCCAGAATGGAACTCAAGCTCGTGGTTGCCGAATGGCTTTCCCGGATTCCCGACTTCGAGCTCGCTGCCGGCTACGTCCCCGAGATCACCTGGCCGTCGGCGACGTGCACGCTGCCGGCGCTGCCGCTGAGGATCCTCCGGTGA
- a CDS encoding antitoxin, translating to MGFLDKAKDLLSKNADKVDTVIDKAGDLVDKKTKGKYTSTVDKVQDAARKAVADNTGTVPPEQQSGQAPPPPPTTPPPPPPTTPPQQPPTAPPTS from the coding sequence ATGGGATTTCTGGACAAGGCCAAAGATCTTCTCTCCAAGAACGCCGACAAGGTCGACACGGTGATCGACAAGGCCGGTGATCTCGTCGACAAGAAGACCAAGGGCAAGTACACGTCAACGGTCGACAAGGTGCAGGACGCGGCCAGGAAGGCCGTCGCCGACAACACCGGCACGGTGCCGCCCGAACAGCAGTCCGGTCAGGCGCCTCCTCCGCCGCCGACCACTCCGCCTCCTCCGCCGCCGACCACTCCGCCGCAGCAGCCCCCGACGGCTCCGCCGACCTCGTAG
- a CDS encoding NAD(P)H-binding protein — MRVVIAGGHGKIALITSRLLSARGDSVAGLIRNPDQADDLRAAGAEPIVVDLENTTNGVVATHLRGADAVIFAAGAGPGSGAARKETVDRDAAILLADAAEAAGVRRYLMISSMGADAHAPDDAGDPVFVAYLRAKGAADDVIRSRADLLSTIVRPGLLTNDPGTGRVYIAEHTGPGSIPRADVAAVLVAALDMPQTAGHTFEVISGDVPVAEAVAAVAAG; from the coding sequence ATGCGCGTCGTCATCGCCGGAGGGCACGGAAAAATCGCTCTGATCACCTCGCGGCTGCTGTCCGCGCGCGGCGACTCGGTGGCCGGCCTCATCCGTAACCCCGACCAAGCCGACGATCTGCGTGCCGCCGGCGCTGAACCGATCGTCGTCGACCTGGAGAACACCACCAACGGTGTCGTAGCCACCCACCTGCGCGGCGCCGACGCCGTCATCTTCGCGGCGGGCGCCGGGCCCGGCAGTGGAGCGGCCCGAAAGGAGACCGTCGACCGCGACGCGGCGATCCTCTTGGCCGACGCCGCCGAAGCCGCGGGAGTGCGGCGTTACCTGATGATCTCGTCGATGGGCGCCGACGCCCACGCACCGGACGACGCGGGCGACCCGGTGTTCGTCGCCTACCTGCGGGCCAAGGGCGCCGCCGACGACGTCATCCGCTCGCGTGCCGACCTTCTCAGCACGATCGTGCGGCCGGGCCTGCTCACCAACGATCCGGGCACCGGCCGGGTGTACATCGCCGAACACACCGGGCCCGGCAGCATCCCCCGCGCCGATGTGGCGGCGGTGCTCGTCGCTGCGCTGGACATGCCGCAGACCGCCGGCCACACCTTCGAGGTCATCTCCGGCGACGTCCCGGTGGCCGAGGCGGTGGCCGCCGTCGCAGCCGGCTGA
- a CDS encoding serine hydrolase, producing the protein MNPPVRLAVFALAVALLGGCGAEPADPAASATSVAPPAGQAWKVPPPLVPAMPLPDNAVQNAVAELDGIAERLVAESGIPGMAVAVVHGGKTVYAKGFGVKNLERADRPDNRVGPDTVFQLASLSKPLSATVVATLVGQGQVSWDTPLVSRLPWFGLSDPAVTQMVTVGDMFSHRSGLPDHAGDKLEDLGYDRRQVLERLRELPLDPFRTSYAYTNFGLTAGAEAVAAGTGKSWEQLASHALLAPLGMTATSYTFGDYEARPDRAVGHIRIDGRYEPRYVRDAQAQSPAGGASSSVNDMARWMAMVLADGQHDGRALIDPKALLPAVTPQVVSSRGSEPAMRSGFYGYGFNVGTTPAARTELSHSGAFELGAATNVLFLPSADVAIVALTNASPAGIPEALTAQFADLVQFGEVREDWGDLYGKAFADMDKPVGALVGQQRPVGAKPPSPLPSYAGVYRNAYWGPATVAERDGRLQLTLGPRGTFELSPWDGDVFTFPVSSENAPPGTVSTATFAGDALTLEYFDDDGKGVFTR; encoded by the coding sequence CCGCCCGCCGGGCAGGCCTGGAAGGTGCCCCCTCCGTTGGTCCCGGCGATGCCGCTGCCGGACAACGCGGTGCAGAACGCGGTGGCCGAACTCGACGGGATCGCCGAGCGCCTGGTCGCCGAGTCGGGTATCCCGGGCATGGCGGTGGCCGTGGTGCACGGCGGAAAAACGGTGTACGCGAAAGGGTTCGGCGTCAAGAACCTTGAGCGTGCCGATCGGCCGGACAACCGGGTCGGTCCCGACACGGTATTCCAGCTGGCATCGCTGTCCAAACCACTGAGCGCGACGGTCGTGGCCACCCTGGTGGGGCAGGGCCAGGTCAGCTGGGACACCCCCCTCGTGTCGCGGCTGCCGTGGTTCGGGTTGTCGGACCCGGCCGTCACGCAGATGGTCACGGTCGGGGACATGTTCTCGCACCGCTCCGGACTGCCCGACCATGCCGGGGACAAGCTCGAAGACCTCGGCTACGACCGCAGGCAGGTGCTGGAGCGGCTCCGCGAACTGCCGCTCGATCCGTTCCGAACGTCCTACGCCTACACCAACTTCGGATTGACCGCCGGCGCGGAAGCGGTCGCCGCCGGCACCGGGAAGTCCTGGGAACAACTGGCCTCCCACGCGCTGTTGGCGCCGTTGGGCATGACCGCCACCAGCTACACGTTCGGTGACTACGAGGCCCGGCCGGACCGCGCGGTGGGCCACATCCGCATCGACGGCCGCTACGAGCCGCGCTACGTCCGCGACGCGCAGGCACAGTCACCGGCGGGTGGGGCCAGTTCATCGGTCAACGACATGGCCCGGTGGATGGCGATGGTGCTCGCCGACGGGCAGCACGACGGCCGTGCGCTGATCGACCCGAAGGCGCTGCTGCCCGCGGTCACCCCGCAGGTGGTGTCGTCGCGGGGCTCCGAACCGGCGATGCGGTCGGGGTTCTACGGATACGGCTTCAACGTCGGCACCACGCCGGCGGCACGCACCGAACTGAGCCACTCGGGTGCATTCGAACTCGGCGCAGCCACCAACGTGCTGTTCCTGCCCTCGGCCGACGTCGCGATCGTCGCGCTGACCAACGCCAGCCCGGCGGGTATCCCGGAGGCCCTGACCGCGCAGTTCGCCGACCTGGTCCAGTTCGGGGAGGTGCGCGAGGACTGGGGTGATTTGTACGGCAAGGCTTTCGCCGACATGGACAAGCCGGTCGGGGCGCTGGTCGGCCAGCAGCGGCCCGTCGGCGCGAAACCGCCGTCACCGCTGCCGTCGTACGCCGGGGTGTACCGCAACGCCTACTGGGGGCCGGCGACGGTCGCCGAGCGCGACGGCCGCCTGCAGCTCACCCTGGGACCGCGCGGCACCTTCGAGCTGAGCCCGTGGGATGGCGACGTGTTCACCTTCCCGGTGTCCTCCGAGAACGCTCCCCCCGGAACGGTTTCGACGGCGACGTTCGCCGGGGACGCCCTCACGCTGGAATATTTCGACGACGACGGCAAGGGAGTCTTCACCCGATGA
- a CDS encoding ERG2 family protein has translation MTYRIDPDVLHQVAREVVGLPLHTGELTARAVGLLAEAYPGLIDPTPGRWVGSKAGGVLGKVRFLYFSPREYIVIFGSPTGTQGFSGRYKHVDIHKFLLAGQIDSYDLESDDHVALPPLMPGGHTCLQRGHARGLTIHPGSWHLEYGRGAVATTLPFAMVDTLLVSLGFESVRRSTIEFGKLVRRRFQR, from the coding sequence GTGACGTACCGGATCGACCCCGACGTCCTGCATCAGGTGGCCAGAGAAGTCGTCGGCCTGCCGCTGCACACCGGTGAACTCACCGCCCGTGCAGTCGGGCTGCTCGCCGAGGCGTACCCCGGTCTGATCGACCCGACTCCGGGGCGCTGGGTGGGCAGCAAGGCCGGCGGGGTGCTGGGCAAGGTCCGGTTTCTGTATTTCAGCCCACGCGAGTACATCGTCATCTTCGGGTCACCGACTGGAACACAAGGCTTTTCGGGACGCTACAAACACGTCGACATCCACAAGTTCCTGCTGGCCGGGCAGATCGACTCCTATGATCTGGAGTCCGACGACCACGTCGCACTGCCACCGCTGATGCCGGGCGGACACACCTGTCTGCAACGCGGGCACGCGCGGGGATTGACGATCCACCCCGGCTCGTGGCACCTCGAATACGGGCGCGGCGCCGTCGCCACCACGCTTCCCTTCGCGATGGTGGACACGCTGCTGGTGTCGTTGGGGTTCGAATCGGTGCGCCGGTCGACGATCGAGTTCGGCAAGCTGGTTCGCCGGCGATTTCAGCGCTGA